A part of Vibrio sp. B1FLJ16 genomic DNA contains:
- the pspG gene encoding envelope stress response protein PspG: MLELIFILVFAATLLVTGVTMMSVLAATGIALVVMFLLGLVGTVLKLLPWLIVIALGFWFFKNFVSQPRYK; the protein is encoded by the coding sequence ATGTTGGAGCTGATCTTCATTTTAGTCTTTGCGGCGACCCTGTTGGTAACAGGCGTCACAATGATGTCGGTACTTGCGGCAACAGGTATTGCTCTGGTTGTGATGTTTTTACTCGGCTTGGTAGGTACTGTACTTAAACTATTACCCTGGTTAATTGTCATTGCATTAGGGTTCTGGTTTTTTAAAAACTTCGTATCCCAACCTCGGTATAAATAG
- the dusA gene encoding tRNA dihydrouridine(20/20a) synthase DusA, with the protein MTHSCRLSVAPMLDWTDRHCRYFHRLMTKETLLYTEMVTTGAIIHGKGDFLAYNEEEHPLALQLGGSNPADLAKCAKLAQERGYDEINLNVGCPSDRVQNGRFGACLMAEPLLVAECVAAMKEVVDVPVTVKTRIGIDHQDSYEFLTDFVSIVSEKGGCEQFTIHARKAWLSGLSPKENREIPPLDYPRAYQLKQDFSDLTIAVNGGIKSLEEAKEHLQHLDGVMIGREAYQSPYLLASVDQELFGADTPVKKRSEIVEEMYPYIEVQLAKGAYLGHITRHMLGLFQSMPGARQWRRHISENAHKPGSGLEVLQDALAKIPKELNV; encoded by the coding sequence ATGACTCATTCTTGCAGGCTCTCTGTAGCACCAATGTTGGATTGGACTGACCGTCATTGTCGCTACTTCCATCGCTTAATGACCAAAGAAACCCTGTTGTACACAGAAATGGTGACGACAGGTGCGATCATTCATGGAAAAGGAGATTTCCTGGCTTACAACGAAGAGGAGCATCCGTTAGCACTTCAGTTAGGTGGCTCAAACCCGGCAGATCTCGCTAAGTGTGCCAAGTTAGCGCAAGAGCGCGGTTATGATGAGATCAATCTGAATGTCGGTTGCCCGTCTGATCGTGTGCAGAATGGCCGCTTTGGGGCTTGTCTGATGGCGGAGCCACTGTTGGTAGCTGAGTGTGTCGCAGCAATGAAAGAGGTGGTTGACGTTCCTGTTACAGTTAAAACACGTATCGGTATTGATCATCAGGACTCTTACGAGTTTTTGACTGACTTTGTTTCTATTGTGTCTGAGAAAGGTGGTTGTGAGCAGTTTACCATTCACGCTCGCAAAGCTTGGTTAAGTGGTTTAAGCCCGAAAGAGAACCGTGAAATTCCACCACTGGATTACCCACGTGCGTATCAATTGAAGCAAGACTTCTCTGACCTGACTATTGCAGTAAATGGCGGCATAAAATCGTTAGAAGAAGCGAAAGAACATCTTCAGCATCTTGATGGTGTAATGATTGGCCGCGAAGCTTACCAGAGTCCATATTTGCTGGCTTCGGTAGACCAAGAGTTATTTGGTGCGGATACGCCAGTGAAAAAGCGCAGTGAAATTGTTGAAGAGATGTATCCATACATTGAAGTACAATTGGCAAAAGGTGCGTATCTGGGTCATATCACACGCCATATGCTGGGTCTGTTCCAGAGTATGCCGGGTGCTCGTCAGTGGCGTCGTCATATCAGCGAGAATGCACACAAGCCAGGATCTGGCTTAGAGGTGCTGCAAGACGCACTTGCGAAAATTCCAAAAGAGCTGAATGTGTAA